AGGTTGGGTAACTTTTTCAACCACTaacgataaaaataatgaagaatcaCATTATATGTATGTATGAACAAGGAACATACAGATGATCTTTAATACTGAATACCTTGTGAACATATAGAGATAAGGCAAGCTCATGCTGGTTCATTTTTCCCAACAAAAGTGCACGCTCTTCAAATAATGCATCTGCTGGAAGACATTTCAACAAAGATTCTGGGTTATACCCTGAGATGCTCTCCAAAGCAGACAATAACTTCTTCCGCGATGGCGAATAAGCCTTTTCATCCCATTTTTCTTGAGCATTCAACTCTGCATGCCAATCAAGTACTTCCAAGAGATAGATTTGCACCTGTAGCACATAAAATTGACAAGTAAATACTACTAATGATCGTAAAATTAGCAGCATCATTGCTAGTACCCATCCTAAGAACATGAGGCTGGCAGCACTATCTGTTTTGCCAAGTCAATTagaatgaataagaaaaatgatatgACATAAATGCAAGACTTCACCATTTCATTTTGCAGGTTTCCAGAGATCCCATTTTCATCCATTGCAAGCATAAGTTCTAAATATCTGCCTTGCATGCATGGAGCATGCTGCTTCAAATAAGAGTTGACCAAGTCTGCAGGAATATTCCCGGACAAAAATAGCTCAATAGTTTGTGTAGGACAGCTTTCAAGAACAAGCATCGAAAACTCCAAGACAAGCATGGGATCAGTCCCACACAAAGGCTGCATGTAGAAATCCATCAGAACTTATTCAGAATCAAACATGTAAAGGTTGTAGATTTAACTCATTCAGTGAAGTAGTAATCtatttaaagaaagaaactaCATAAAATTGCTTTCATGATATTCCAGCAACAAAACATCAAAACTACTTGTGTCGTTACAAATGgttaaaagcacaaaaaaaatagtaatattaatatgCCAAGACACAGAAATATTTAAGACCAGGAGAGAATTTTTTGTGAAAACCTAGATGCCAGGGAACAGTTTTAGTGGATACATAAAGTTGAATTAGTTGTCAAACCCATGTGAAGGAATATGCTGGCacgataaaatgagaaaaaacatcGTGTCTAATAAGTTTGGCAGCCATATATATACTTTTACATATCAGTGCCACGAAACACCATATTTTGTCAAATTCTTTTATGCAGTTGATCCAATCTTATGTTTCCATGCTATTTTCTAGTTTCAccagtaaaacaaaaaaacagcaCCAAAGCTACAAACCAAATGAGAGATCCTACCTTGAGATATTCAATAATAGACTCAGGCTTGAACTTGGGGTTGAGCTCGGGCTGCGACTGGTTTGACTCTTCAACTAATTGATGCAGAAGTTTAAGAGCTTCACGGTGCATGCCATTGCATTTGTAGAGTTCTAGTAAAGCACTATAATGATTCCATTTCTGAAGAATCTCCTCACATATTTTTAGGTCACAGTAGTTAACACCCTTCAGTAATTCTAAGGCTGCTGAAGTCTGCCCTGTAAGAAGAACAGCCTGAAGAAGAGCTGTGTCCAATATTGCTGCCATTTCCCTGGCACCTGAGTTAAAGGTAATGTTACCACGACCCTGGGGGACCAAATACAATATGAGGTTATAAACTTAAAATCAGTAAGTAGCCATGGCACCAAGACTTGCTTTGACAAGTATATTggtgaaaataataaatgttgATTGGCATGAAAAACCAAATAATAGACAACAGATAAACACCATATGTTATGTAGGCATTCGATCTCTGTAAAACATCAATAAACATGCTCAAGGCTCTCGTGCCTCTCCTACTCAGTCACCCAGCccccacccatccaaacacagcTATGCACGCGCGCACAGACAATTTTCATAGATTAGTTTCTCTATATGAAGGAGCCAGTAGTTAGTTCTCTGAAACAAAGGACTGATACATAACCCTTGTTTAAGGTCCATGTATTTGAACTTCATACCTATTTAGAGCAGAATAACaccaaaatcacataaaaatgaagaaataaaagcCAGGTATTACCTTGCTGGATTTCTTAAATCTACCAGAGTCATAAGCTCCATAATTATCTCCAACAGCGTCTAAAACAACCTCGTCTGTTACCTCAGCAGTGGCCTTTTCAATTATGCTATATCTTCTTTTCTGCAAGTACTTGATTAAAGCCTTGAGAGTGTTATGGCTCATCTTCTTGGATTCAAGTGCTGAATGCTCATCAAAATCAGGTGAGGATTCCATATCATCAGACAACCCAGAGGAACCTCTTGAGAGATATGGAACATCTGGAGACATGTCAATTAGCTTCTCGGGTTCTGGAACCATAGATGTTTTGGGGAGAACAATAGATGGATATAAAGAAAGCACGTAGGTGATATCAACTTGGGATGCTAAAAACTGTTCCATAGCCTCCTCGTAGCTCCCATTATCAAAAAGATAATGAGCGTATCTGAAAGGCGATGACATTAgcttattcaaataaaatgtaAGACTAAAAGTGGTACAACTAGCATTATTCTAATGCCTATTTTAAAAGCCTAAGTGGAACATTCACCTTATGTGAATTGACCCCTCCTTAGCAGCTCGAAGATTTGAATCTTCTGGTGGAAGCAGCTTGCACAAGGCCAAGGCTTCCTCAAAATTTCCAGATGCTGTCAATTGTACAATCTGCACCATAATACTGCCCTTAGTTCTGTGTCTGAAGTACCACTTCCTAGTAATTTTTTAGGTTCTTATGTGAAGGTTACAGCAAAAGGCATAATTCAATTACAGACATGGGTATTGTGCAAAGAGAAATGTAATGTACATTTTGTTTGAAATCTTAAAAACAGTCAAATTGTGAACTCAATAGATGAGAAGGTGTGCCTTCCATGTCTTTACTACAACTCAAAGATAGCAAATCAACAAACTTACAAACAGGAATAGGGAATACCTGTGCACCAAGAGGAACAGGGAACAGCGCACAAACAGAATTGCTTAATGCAACAATTATCGCATTGTTGCTTTCAATAAGATGGCGAACATTTTGAAGAACAACAGCTTGTATCAATGAATATGGAACTCGAAGAGACCGGATCTGTAAACATTAATAGCAAATTCTAACCAAATGCACAACCACATAGATAGAAACGAGAGGGAGGgttttcccttttaattttggGTGTGGCATATGGTTAAGGTACCTCAATCCGTCTTGGTAGCAGAGCAATTGCATAGGACTTCTGAATGACAACAACAGAAGGGGCCTCTGACCAACATAATTTCTCTGCTTGGAGATGCTTGCCATTTTGGTCCACAAAGACACCAATGTTATCCTGATGTAGCAACAAAAACAAGAGTTTCTTGCTTCATTCATGTTGTGTGGGAAGAGAAGACAAATAAATAGCATAAGGGAGAATAGCCAATATGCTCCGGACATGCATATTAAGAGTTATATCTGTAACTCTTGACCACATTGAAAACCTTCAACAGCCATTTAATATTTCTGTAAGGAATACTAATGCAACCTATGCAGTTTTTAACCATTGTGATTACATTATGCACAGGTGTTCTTGCAGCACATAGCTCATCATAGATGAAAGTCCATCATCTGTCACATACCAAGTTTCCAAAGAAAGTGACATGTCATCGGTATCTTTTCTGAAAATACCACAACAATTATGTTCCAGTTTAAATAGTTCGTAAAAGTTGGCCTGGGAAGGAGATTAAAGAAATCAAGCAGGCAAACCCCAAAACAAGCTATCTAACTTTGATCTTTTTCCTCCAGTGCTCAACATGAAAAGAatactaatttttcaaatcagcAGGGGTATCAAGTCACCAAAAAAGCACATAATTTACTAATGAATTAAGAAACTAAAAGGCagaaatgaattaattaaacaGTTCCTATTAACAAAGGCAAGCCAAATAAAACTATGCAAGTGTCAGCAGCAGAGAGACAGAGTACCTTCCAAAGAAGAAGCTCCCTGGAAGGAAGAGATACCACTAATGGAGGAGCTAGTCTTCCAGAAGGAAAAACCTGACTCAATGCACCGTTTGTTGCATTCAATATCCAATATTCCTTTCTAATCCCCATACAAATGTTCTCACCACACCATGACATTGACTTCACTGTATCTGAAACTCCAAAATCTTTCACCTCCACAAATCCCCTTCCTCCTgaaaaataagctcaaaattcagctccaccaaaaaaacaaacaagaaaaaaaatatattaaacacctgattatcacaatatcaaactcAAATGTAgtttatcacaatatcaaattcAAATGTAGTATCACAACTCCATTCACAATCAAGATAACCTAatattaactttataattttgtttttccaatcATTTAATAACAAAGAAACATTTGTTCCGATCATTTTTAACACTATAATTAGCtccacttgaaaacaaaatactgATTTATCATaacataatataatttcaaaatgcaTTTAATGATAAATCGTCCCATTACTTGAttagaaatgaaagaaacaaagatAACCATGTAACTCCATTTGCAATCCAAATAACCTAATATCAACTTTAAACTATCGATTCAAGCCCAACGAGCACAAAGTAACATCAAAATAACTAATTACCACCTCGACATcaacaatcaaaatcaaagttGATAATGTCAATCACCCCACAATCTAAATAGCGATTCAAATCAATTACACCATTATTAAAAccttaattatcaaataacaaTATAATCATCCAAAACAACACcgagtttttaattaattatattaactccAAAAATTACTAAATTCTCCTAGTTTCCATTGCTTTCACTAACATTTACCACTACAATCCTcgaaaataaccaaaaaaaaatgcaaactgCTAGATTATCCTTATTTCTATcgctttcattattatttataacaagaCAAAATCAGTTCAAATCAATTAGTTAACAAccaaaaaatacaccaaatttTGAACTAATTACCGTCATGTCTAAAAATACAGACTCTCTTTTGCCTGGCGAAGCACAAAAACCCTCGCTTGTCATCCCAATCAAACACATTAGCACCTTTAGCTTTAGTAAGCACCGCAATAGTCTCCAAATTAGGCAATCTATGAAACGCGATAGACTCAGAGAGCGATAGAAGCAGTTCTCTTGAAGCCAATACTTTCATTGACAGAATCGGCTTTTTAGAGAATCCGTTTACGGTTCTCTCCAGTGCGTACGGTTCCTTTCGCAGTTGATCACCGTGGTTATGGTAATCAAGCGGTGGAGATTTGTCGGAGATTGTGGATTCTGGAGCGTAGATTCTGAGAGCTCCATCGGAACAAGCAACCAGAAGTTTTGAACCGTAGGATTCGATTGCGTCGATTTTGTTAGGGGAATTTGTGAGGAGCTCGAAGGAATCGTAGGCATTGTGCACCATTATTAGTTTCAGCTTTTGATCGTTTCACAAAATACAGAGAAGAATTTCATAAGTAGATCGGTTAATTACAAATTGATCccctgtcttatttttttttatttggtattaactttccaaattaatttaattttttatttaaagagtttattattatatctagttaaaaataacttttaactttattataaaattaagtcaaaatctaatttaatttttctaacttttgaattataaaataactttttcttttaaaaaaattgttttgaatcatttttattaaacatatttttaacttaaagtcacttttaacataagttatttttttaaattatgattcaaaatcaaattcatttttttaagtcatatcaaacaaaaaaaatcaaactagagaaggttttttttttttaattatctctatttttaaattttatgctcAATTAATTTGGAATATATGGTGTGTGGTTTAGTCAAttgttatcaaaaaaaaaaaaaaatatatatatatatatatatatatatatatataatctttcatagtctaattatatttatgtatGGATTTAATTAGCATAGACGTTCATTCTCATGGTTTTCTTCTTAAGATAAGTGATAATCAttttttgaaaagagtttcttttcataaaaagaatATGTAAATGGAATTGATTATCTATAATCAAAttacttaacaaaaaaattagaagaccTAGCATATTTTACCCATCAGGATAGTCTAGCCTATCTTATTATactcatttgaaaaaaaaaaaaaaacaacaacaactaacCATAGGCTATATACCCATCATGTTCTTTGAAGTGTTTATctcttttacaaaaacaaagacTTGAAAAGCAAAaccatttattcttttttttctctttaaattgaGATTAAGAAAGATCAAAGGCTGGAAGCAGACCTCGTTGAATTTAGGTTTTTCAATGCTGGATAAATGGGTTGTAAAgttgaaagaaaagagatgCACCGAAATCTCATACACACTTACAAAACAAAGTCTCTTGTAAAATTTGAAGAATCTCTCATGCTTAAGTTAGTTAAGTTATATAAGAAATATAGTCATAAAAGAAATAAGTAATATGTATTAAAGAAGATGATAAATGTTGGTGTtgtggggaaaaaaagaagtaatgcATGTATATATGTTTGAAATGGATGAAATAACTCTTGCCTAGTGTTTAATAGGTGTTTTTATACCAATAAAAGATATCAACTTGCATGGAGAATTAGTATATATGAGAAATTGTCCATGATCTTTAATGGTTGGTAGTTACACTATTGATTAAGAAAGGATTGTTTTAGATGGGCAATACTCTAGCATAGAATGCCTTAACACCATTATATAGCACCACTATAGTAAGGTCACATTAGCATTTTATGCTAAGTACTAACTACATAAAAGGGTAGATGAAGGAAATTAGGTTTAGGTGTTCTAACCCGAGCATGAGAGCATTGATCCTAAGTCCAAATGAGAATTGGTATATAAGATGCTAATTAGGACAATTGGACCACTTTAGAGGTCATTCTAGTTAggctaattaaaatattttatagttcaTATGAGTTTGCTACCTTGGAGGTTATGCTAATTAGGCCAATTGGGCACCTAGGAGACTATataccttttttatataatgaactAAAATAGAAAGGTAAATCCTATTTTAGCATAGTATTTTCTTACGGGACTAATGTCTTGCCGAGTTTTGGGTTGGTGATCTTAATGAATTTTGCCTTACATTTCATACAAAGCCTAATGATGGATAAGATAAATCTAAGTTCAATTATGAGCCCAACCATGGATCTATTATTGGTGTGCTCAATTTGGGCCTCAAAATAAGAGTGTTAATCCTAAAACCACTAATAGTCATCTTAAGTATTTATATTCAGGATAACAAAGACTTTAACATATATCTAGGCCGGCCCCAAGCATAGATATCTAATAAATGAGCCATTATTATAGATCACATGGAGTTGTCTAAATATCAGCGACACATGAcaagaatataagaaattaaagggTTGTCATATGGGACATGTGGTTGGAGATGACAGGACATCATTaatgatgtgtgtgtgtgtgtgtggataaGACTAAGAACTATCCTTATACTATCACTTTTAGAAAATTAGTCTAGTTTCCAtcttgttctctcttttttctataatttcaagCAAATGTTTATGTTGTCAAGTTATAAACTAGTCATCAAATCACACTTAAAGCTTATAAAACCTCTTTTAACCATCATAAAACCAGTTGTGTTTCCTTTATCTTATTATGGAGGAGTTTAGGTATGATTTTGGAATGAAAAGCCAACATCATAAGGAATTTTTTAAGGTTCTCTCTCccaaaatttaatgatttttttaaatcatagtacatatttttatgatattcattAAATTTGGAGCGATCTTAAATGAAGAGACACTAAACAACCTTGAATCTAAAAAGAGGGAACCTTGAGGGTGGTTAGAGGATCCTCTATAGAAACTAGTAAACTCTCTAAAATAATTAGACAACCTTAAGACTGGTTAAATGATACATGCTTAAAAAACTAGATATCGAAACATCCCATTTTTTTAAGGAATCTATAAGGTCTATATATTGTAAGACTAGTCATGTTAGTGACATGGAAATTGTTATACAACTATATACAACTAGTTGTAATAGTTCATAGCTAATTACAAATTAACCAACTAATAAAAAAGGACATCTTGGAAAGCAATACAGTTATTAGAAAACCTTATTATATGTGTATGTTCATATCTTTGTAATTGTTTCCTACATATTTTATACTATTTTAGTATAGGTGGACTTGGACccaaaaagcaacaaaaaaaaaaaggccaactCTCTACATTGAGAGATTTTTCATCATCTAAACAATCAAGTTCATGGCTTATGGTTTATAGGAAAACTAGTTGCTCATCTCTAGACCGAATAACTCTGCACACATCGTCAAAATATTGTAGGTTCTCCCACACATTGGTGAGCGTTTGACACACGCCAACTATTCTTAGCCCCTTGGTCAATTTGCCCTTGCTTATATAGGAACCCTTTAATTAATTCCAAAATTACATCCCTGCTTGGTTAAGACTTTtttctcaatataatttttaattgtctAATAACTCTCtaaataacttttcaatttaGACTTATATTCAATCCAATCCAAGGGCAAGGGCAGTCAAGGAGAGAATAAGgataggaaaacaaaaaatgatagtTGATTGAACAAGTTAATGCATTTTGATTGTGCTCATTAcctaaatcatgatttttgcttTTAACTTTGGTTGATCATAAAGTGATTTGCTTGTTATCCgccttaaaattatataaaaaaaaaaatatcatactagttttttttaatagttaaccaatgttttaattaatcataTAGATTATTTTTAGCCTCTTATGTCAAATCAATTCCTCCACAATCAATTTAAGATTACTGACACGAGAAAAGTTCCCCACGGCCTActctattttttcacttttaagaaaacaatgttACGTAAGATTTTTGACAATTGAATTTGCTTTTACCTATATCAGGTTGGTTTTgactaaattttatttgtacATTCTTGCAAGT
This Populus alba chromosome 7, ASM523922v2, whole genome shotgun sequence DNA region includes the following protein-coding sequences:
- the LOC118063307 gene encoding vacuolar sorting protein 39 is translated as MVHNAYDSFELLTNSPNKIDAIESYGSKLLVACSDGALRIYAPESTISDKSPPLDYHNHGDQLRKEPYALERTVNGFSKKPILSMKVLASRELLLSLSESIAFHRLPNLETIAVLTKAKGANVFDWDDKRGFLCFARQKRVCIFRHDGGRGFVEVKDFGVSDTVKSMSWCGENICMGIRKEYWILNATNGALSQVFPSGRLAPPLVVSLPSRELLLWKDNIGVFVDQNGKHLQAEKLCWSEAPSVVVIQKSYAIALLPRRIEIRSLRVPYSLIQAVVLQNVRHLIESNNAIIVALSNSVCALFPVPLGAQIVQLTASGNFEEALALCKLLPPEDSNLRAAKEGSIHIRYAHYLFDNGSYEEAMEQFLASQVDITYVLSLYPSIVLPKTSMVPEPEKLIDMSPDVPYLSRGSSGLSDDMESSPDFDEHSALESKKMSHNTLKALIKYLQKRRYSIIEKATAEVTDEVVLDAVGDNYGAYDSGRFKKSSKGRGNITFNSGAREMAAILDTALLQAVLLTGQTSAALELLKGVNYCDLKICEEILQKWNHYSALLELYKCNGMHREALKLLHQLVEESNQSQPELNPKFKPESIIEYLKPLCGTDPMLVLEFSMLVLESCPTQTIELFLSGNIPADLVNSYLKQHAPCMQGRYLELMLAMDENGISGNLQNEMVQIYLLEVLDWHAELNAQEKWDEKAYSPSRKKLLSALESISGYNPESLLKCLPADALFEERALLLGKMNQHELALSLYVHKLHVPDLALSYCDRVYVPAAHPPSVKSSGNIYLTLLQIYLNPQKTTKNFEKRITNLVSPQNTNIPKISSGTLVKAKGGRATKKIAAIEGAEDIRVSLSGTDSSRSDGDADEFGEEGGSTIMLDEVLDLLSKRWDRINGAQALKLLPKETKLQNLLPFLGPLLKKSSEAYRNLSVIKSLRQSENLQVKDEMYNRRKTVVKITSDTTCALCNKKIGTSVFAVYPNGQTIVHFVCFKDSQSMKAVAKGSALRKR